A window of Deltaproteobacteria bacterium contains these coding sequences:
- a CDS encoding serine/threonine protein kinase, translated as MTPPAPDPVVGTVLKGTYRVDRRIAAGGMGVIYQASHVRLPKKYAIKVLTRDLARNEQVIARFRREAEIVAALGHPHIVDVVDFDALDSGEMYMVMEFLDGEDLADRLRRGPLSLASTVRVFMDVCDALDRAHAEGIVHRDLKPANIFLISQSGRDDYAKVLDFGISKILEAAGTQMTLEQSIMGTPSYMAPEQAAGAIHEIDHRTDVFALGAILYECLTGQMAFPGTTPFAVIQKITGEPPPRLAAAAPHLPAALDEVVQRAMARAKADRFASAGALCQALIAAAGVPSAELGRVVTGTDHARTAPTRTSAPAGAVVESTLSAAASEREGEQAIATVGARERRGRAGLW; from the coding sequence GTGACCCCGCCGGCCCCCGATCCCGTCGTCGGCACGGTCCTCAAGGGGACGTATCGCGTCGACCGGCGGATCGCGGCCGGCGGCATGGGGGTCATCTACCAGGCGTCGCACGTCCGGCTGCCGAAGAAGTACGCGATCAAGGTCCTCACCCGCGACCTCGCGCGCAACGAGCAGGTGATCGCGCGGTTTCGCCGCGAGGCGGAGATCGTCGCGGCGCTCGGCCATCCGCACATCGTCGACGTCGTCGACTTCGACGCGCTCGATTCGGGCGAGATGTACATGGTCATGGAGTTCCTCGACGGCGAGGACCTGGCCGACCGGCTCCGCCGCGGTCCGCTGTCGCTCGCTTCGACGGTGCGCGTGTTCATGGACGTGTGCGACGCGCTCGACCGCGCGCATGCCGAAGGCATCGTCCACCGCGACCTGAAGCCGGCGAACATCTTCTTGATCAGCCAATCGGGCCGCGACGACTACGCCAAGGTCCTCGACTTCGGCATCTCGAAGATCCTCGAGGCGGCGGGCACGCAGATGACGCTCGAGCAGTCGATCATGGGGACCCCCAGCTACATGGCGCCGGAGCAGGCGGCCGGCGCCATCCACGAGATCGACCACCGGACCGACGTGTTCGCGCTCGGCGCGATCTTGTACGAGTGCCTCACCGGCCAGATGGCGTTTCCGGGCACGACGCCGTTCGCCGTGATTCAAAAGATCACCGGCGAGCCGCCGCCGCGGCTGGCGGCCGCCGCGCCGCATCTGCCGGCGGCGCTCGATGAGGTCGTCCAGCGCGCGATGGCCCGCGCCAAGGCGGATCGGTTCGCGAGCGCCGGCGCTCTGTGCCAGGCGCTGATCGCGGCCGCCGGCGTGCCGTCCGCGGAACTCGGCCGCGTGGTCACCGGGACCGATCACGCGCGCACCGCGCCGACCCGCACGAGCGCGCCGGCCGGGGCCGTGGTCGAGTCGACGCTGTCGGCGGCCGCGAGCGAGCGCGAGGGCGAGCAGGCGATCGCGACGGTCGGCGCGCGCGAGCGGCGCGGTCGCGCCGGGCTGTGGAT